A window of the Verminephrobacter eiseniae EF01-2 genome harbors these coding sequences:
- a CDS encoding KpsF/GutQ family sugar-phosphate isomerase, producing MTRACPTLPPFDAQQALRMARATFDIEAAALTGLAARVDGVFAQAVQLVLRTRGRMVVMGMGKSGHVGRKIAATLASTGTPAFFVHPAEASHGDLGMVTGDDLVLALSNSGESAELTAILPVLRRLGTPLIALTGGLQSTLARHAELVLDCSVQREACPLNLAPTASTTAQLAMGDALAVALLDARGFRTEDFARSHPGGALGRKLLTHVSDVMRRGPEIARVPPEASFSALMREMSAKGLGASAIVDAAGQVLGIFTDGDLRRRIEAGAELRSATAAQVMQTNPRCIAPDALAVDAAEMMETHAITSVLVIDSAGRLTGVVHIGDLMRAKVI from the coding sequence ATGACCCGCGCCTGCCCCACGCTGCCCCCTTTCGACGCCCAACAGGCCCTGCGCATGGCCCGCGCGACCTTTGACATCGAAGCGGCGGCGCTGACCGGGCTGGCGGCCAGGGTGGATGGCGTGTTCGCCCAGGCCGTGCAGTTGGTGCTCCGAACCCGGGGCCGCATGGTCGTCATGGGCATGGGCAAGAGCGGCCATGTGGGGCGCAAGATTGCCGCCACGCTGGCCTCGACCGGCACCCCCGCATTCTTCGTCCACCCCGCCGAGGCCAGCCATGGCGACCTGGGCATGGTCACCGGCGACGATCTGGTGCTGGCGCTTTCCAACAGCGGCGAAAGCGCCGAACTGACGGCCATCTTGCCGGTGCTCAGGCGCCTGGGCACCCCGCTGATCGCGCTGACCGGCGGTTTGCAATCCACGCTGGCGCGCCATGCCGAGTTGGTGCTCGACTGCAGCGTACAGCGCGAAGCCTGCCCGCTGAACCTGGCCCCCACGGCCAGCACCACGGCCCAACTGGCAATGGGCGATGCCCTGGCCGTGGCGCTGCTCGACGCCCGTGGGTTCCGCACCGAAGACTTTGCCCGATCGCACCCCGGCGGCGCGCTCGGGCGCAAACTGCTCACCCATGTGAGCGATGTCATGCGCCGTGGCCCGGAGATTGCGCGCGTGCCACCCGAGGCCAGCTTCAGCGCGCTGATGCGCGAGATGAGCGCCAAGGGCCTGGGCGCATCGGCCATCGTGGATGCGGCCGGCCAAGTGCTGGGCATCTTCACCGACGGCGACCTGCGCCGCCGCATCGAAGCCGGGGCCGAACTGCGCAGCGCCACGGCGGCCCAGGTGATGCAGACCAACCCGCGCTGCATCGCGCCCGACGCGCTGGCCGTAGACGCCGCCGAAATGATGGAAACCCATGCCATCACCAGCGTGCTGGTGATCGACAGCGCAGGCCGGCTGACCGGGGTGGTGCATATCGGCGACCTGATGCGCGCCAAGGTGATTTGA